In one Anabrus simplex isolate iqAnaSimp1 chromosome 9, ASM4041472v1, whole genome shotgun sequence genomic region, the following are encoded:
- the Mgat3 gene encoding beta-1,4-mannosyl-glycoprotein 4-beta-N-acetylglucosaminyltransferase — MYYKLDVKLFLLWMLLLVQVLLVVFYLLMAPSSYEYSTNAPELSSDMSNNVFPVKFVPKTKTESSQAMQTLGYLMGEQSIILKSDDRSYFNSVNGTDCFVLGTDLEYMKRTEDGFATDIKCACKQGWHGRDCGQPEVIWRAFIASRQKIFPRKRRQPRHLVLAFSVINLEIMMAEIMIHELSSIVDLFIIGESNYTETGKPKSQYFLNKLQKGFLKEMQHKILYVPLTSYDSDKNSHLQNLRQHMWHKGRQVIKNLQSDDILIMVNAYEIPNIKALLFFKLYNGWPQPVAFRLKWTVYGFFWQHPKKTITSPGAWKVQLLDDAYHNNIAKLRTDPVTDGEETLTYGLVVGDLNHYGGWCCSWCLDPKDIVLTLQEMPNSRSPVNWDKIKNRKIDPSYIEDLIGAGLWLDSTTELARKSQYRDSYFAPEYVLNNTWKYDFLLTNFYMKLDYN; from the coding sequence ATGTATTACAAACTGGATGTCAAATTATTTCTCTTATGGATGTTGCTGTTGGTTCAAGTGTTGTTAGTAGTTTTCTATCTTCTAATGGCACCTTCCTCATACGAGTACTCCACAAATGCACCAGAACTTTCATCGGATATGAGCAATAATGTGTTCCCTGTTAAATTTGTACCAAAAACAAAGACTGAATCTTCTCAAGCAATGCAAACATTAGGTTATTTAATGGGAGAACAGAGTATCATTTTAAAAAGTGATGACAGAAGTTATTTTAATTCTGTGAACGGTACAGACTGTTTTGTGTTGGGAACAGACTTAGAATACATGAAGAGAACAGAGGATGGGTTTGCTACAGATATCAAATGTGCGTGTAAACAGGGTTGGCATGGACGAGACTGTGGTCAGCCTGAGGTTATATGGCGGGCTTTTATAGCTTCGAGGCAGAAGATATTTCCTAGAAAAAGACGACAGCCAAGGCACTTGGTCCTTGCTTTTTCAGTCATTAATTTAGAAATAATGATGGCTGAAATCATGATACATGAACTTTCTAGTATAGTAGATCTTTTCATTATAGGTGAGTCAAATTACACTGAGACTGGTAAACCAAAATCACAATACTTCCTCAATAAACTTCAAAAAGGGTTCTTAAAGGAAATGCAGCACAAAATTCTCTATGTTCCTCTCACATCATATGACAGTGACAAAAATTCCCACCTACAAAACTTGAGACAACATATGTGGCACAAAGGTAGACAGGTTATCAAAAATCTCCAATCTGATGACATCCTCATCATGGTGAATGCTTATGAAATACCTAACATCAAAGCTTTGCTGTTTTTTAAACTCTATAATGGTTGGCCTCAACCTGTAGCCTTCAGGCTTAAATGGACGGTATATGGGTTCTTTTGGCAACACCCGAAGAAGACCATCACATCTCCTGGAGCATGGAAGGTGCAACTGCTGGACGATGCCTATCATAACAACATTGCCAAACTCCGAACCGACCCAGTGACGGATGGCGAGGAAACCTTGACATACGGTTTAGTTGTAGGAGACCTCAATCACTACGGAGGATGGTGCTGCAGTTGGTGTCTTGACCCTAAAGACATAGTTCTAACACTTCAAGAGATGCCTAATTCACGGAGTCCTGTAAACTGGGACAAGATAAAAAACAGGAAGATAGATCCATCATACATTGAGGACTTAATTGGGGCAGGTTTGTGGTTAGACAGCACAACTGAACTAGCACGTAAATCTCAGTATAGAGACTCTTATTTTGCTCCTGAATATGTGCTCAATAATACATGGAAGTATGATTTTCTTCTTACCAATTTCTACATGAAATTGGATTATAATTAA